The Spirosoma radiotolerans genome has a window encoding:
- a CDS encoding glutamine synthetase family protein: MNQQDIIDFINQSDSPKIKYAFTDIDGVLRGKIIHRQKFLDGLTDGFGFCDVVWGWDSADTPYDNGKTTGWHSGYPDAPVRLDLATFRQIPWEDNIPFFVADFSPGPTGQPNQYALAACPRSLLRRIASQCQAMGFHAEYAQEFEWFNFRETPRSLQDKNFQQLEPLTPGMFGYSILRPSLESTFYHDLFDLLAQFDVSLEGLHTETGPGVYEAAIMHDEVVRAADKAALFKTAVKEIAYRHGIVATFMAKWNADLPGCSGHIHQSLWNPEQTKNLFYDPAAPNHMSEIMRQFIAGQLYCLPHITPMFAPTINSYKRLVEGAWAPTTVTWSIDNRTTALRILNHKEAYTRVEHRVSGADTNPYLAIAASLASGLYGIRHKLSLDIPASVGNGYADTSNGTLPRNLAEATQVMANSSVAVELFGSAFVDHFTRTRDWEWRQYIRQVSDWELKRYFEII, translated from the coding sequence ATGAATCAGCAAGACATCATTGACTTCATCAATCAAAGCGACAGTCCGAAAATCAAATATGCATTTACTGATATCGACGGCGTGTTGCGGGGCAAAATCATTCATCGTCAGAAATTTCTGGACGGCTTGACCGATGGTTTTGGCTTTTGTGATGTAGTTTGGGGATGGGACTCGGCTGATACACCCTATGACAATGGAAAAACCACGGGCTGGCACTCGGGTTACCCCGATGCGCCGGTTCGTCTTGATCTGGCCACTTTCCGCCAGATTCCCTGGGAAGACAATATTCCGTTCTTTGTCGCTGATTTCAGCCCTGGGCCAACCGGCCAGCCCAATCAATATGCCTTAGCTGCCTGTCCGCGAAGTCTGCTCCGGCGCATAGCCAGTCAGTGTCAGGCTATGGGCTTTCATGCCGAATACGCTCAAGAATTTGAGTGGTTTAATTTCCGCGAAACACCCAGGAGCTTGCAGGACAAAAACTTTCAGCAACTGGAGCCCCTCACGCCCGGCATGTTCGGGTACTCCATTCTACGGCCCTCGCTCGAAAGTACGTTCTACCACGATTTGTTCGATTTACTAGCGCAGTTCGACGTGTCGCTGGAAGGCTTGCATACGGAAACCGGGCCGGGGGTTTACGAAGCCGCCATCATGCACGACGAAGTTGTTCGGGCCGCCGACAAAGCCGCTCTCTTTAAAACAGCAGTTAAAGAAATTGCCTATCGGCATGGCATCGTGGCCACGTTTATGGCAAAATGGAACGCTGATTTACCGGGCTGTAGCGGCCATATTCACCAAAGTCTCTGGAATCCCGAGCAGACGAAAAACCTGTTTTATGACCCGGCCGCTCCCAACCACATGAGCGAGATCATGCGCCAGTTCATAGCTGGTCAATTGTACTGCCTGCCTCATATTACACCCATGTTTGCCCCGACGATCAACAGTTACAAACGGCTGGTGGAGGGCGCCTGGGCACCCACTACCGTTACCTGGTCAATTGACAATCGAACAACGGCGCTTCGCATTCTTAACCATAAAGAAGCGTATACTCGTGTTGAGCACCGGGTATCAGGAGCCGACACAAATCCTTATCTGGCCATTGCCGCGTCTCTGGCTTCAGGATTGTACGGCATCCGTCATAAGCTATCTCTCGACATTCCGGCTTCGGTTGGCAATGGGTACGCCGACACCAGCAACGGCACCTTGCCTAGAAATCTGGCTGAAGCTACTCAGGTCATGGCCAATTCGTCGGTAGCGGTTGAACTGTTTGGTTCAGCGTTTGTTGACCATTTTACTCGTACGCGCGACTGGGAATGGCGGCAATACATTCGCCAGGTGAGCGACTGGGAATTGAAACGATATTTTGAAATTATATGA
- the nadB gene encoding L-aspartate oxidase — protein MPHQFDFLVIGSGIAGLSYATKLAMHFEKLQQDIRIGVITKVQADETNTKYAQGGIAAVWSEDDSFEKHIEDTMVAGDFLSDRHIVEIVVNEGPGRIQELISYGTRFDKEHDGDEYDLAKEGGHSDFRILHFKDITGAEIERALLEKANSLKSIEIFTHFYAVELITRHQLGETVHRYDTDNKCFGAYVLNTQTGKVELFLAKTTLLATGGIGNIYQNTTNPSIATGDGIAMAYRAKGIGKDMEFIQFHPTALYEPGKKPNFLISEAVRGFGGILRTRKGETFMENYDPRLSLAPRDIVARAIDSEMKKAGDPHVYLDVTHCDYEKFIEHFPNITAYCRDHLGLDLRKDYIPVVPAQHYLCGGIRVNEWGQTNIQFLYAVGECSCTGLHGANRLASNSLLEAVVFGHRAYEKTVELLDQAILPDNIPDWNDAGTTHPEELVLVTEMKKELESIMSNYVGIVRTNRRLKRAMDRLELIYLEHEELYRQSKVSVPICELRNMIEVAYLVIKMAMARRENSGLHFNLDNVK, from the coding sequence ATGCCCCATCAATTCGATTTTCTAGTTATTGGCTCCGGTATTGCGGGCCTGAGTTATGCCACTAAACTGGCCATGCACTTTGAGAAGTTGCAACAGGATATCCGCATCGGCGTCATAACGAAAGTGCAGGCCGACGAAACCAACACCAAATACGCCCAGGGTGGCATTGCGGCTGTATGGTCGGAGGACGATTCGTTCGAAAAGCATATCGAAGACACAATGGTGGCGGGCGATTTCCTGAGTGACCGGCACATTGTTGAGATTGTGGTCAATGAGGGCCCCGGCCGTATTCAGGAGCTGATTAGCTACGGCACGCGCTTCGATAAAGAACATGATGGCGATGAATATGACCTGGCCAAAGAAGGTGGCCACTCCGACTTTCGAATTCTTCATTTCAAAGACATCACCGGGGCTGAAATTGAGCGCGCTTTGCTCGAAAAAGCGAACTCCCTGAAATCAATCGAAATTTTCACTCATTTCTACGCCGTCGAACTGATTACCCGCCATCAGCTTGGCGAGACGGTTCATCGGTACGACACCGATAACAAGTGTTTTGGCGCTTATGTGCTGAATACACAAACCGGCAAAGTTGAGCTGTTTCTGGCTAAAACAACCCTCCTGGCAACGGGTGGCATTGGCAATATCTACCAGAATACAACCAATCCCAGCATTGCTACCGGCGATGGTATCGCTATGGCTTACCGCGCCAAGGGCATTGGGAAGGACATGGAGTTTATCCAGTTTCACCCCACGGCGCTGTATGAACCAGGCAAGAAGCCTAATTTCCTTATTTCTGAAGCCGTACGTGGCTTTGGAGGTATTCTTCGTACGCGTAAGGGAGAAACCTTCATGGAAAATTATGACCCGCGCCTTTCTCTGGCTCCACGCGACATCGTGGCTCGCGCCATCGACTCAGAAATGAAAAAGGCCGGTGATCCGCACGTTTATCTGGACGTAACCCACTGCGACTATGAGAAGTTTATCGAGCATTTCCCAAACATCACGGCTTACTGCCGCGACCATTTGGGGCTCGACTTACGGAAAGATTACATCCCGGTTGTACCGGCTCAACACTACCTCTGCGGAGGCATTCGGGTGAACGAATGGGGCCAAACAAATATTCAGTTTTTGTATGCGGTGGGCGAATGCTCCTGCACGGGTTTGCACGGCGCTAACCGACTGGCCTCAAACTCGTTGCTCGAAGCGGTTGTCTTTGGCCATCGGGCCTACGAAAAAACCGTCGAGCTCCTCGATCAGGCCATTTTACCGGATAATATTCCTGACTGGAACGACGCCGGTACGACTCACCCCGAAGAACTGGTGTTAGTCACCGAAATGAAAAAAGAGCTGGAGTCGATTATGTCCAACTATGTAGGCATCGTGCGAACCAATCGGCGTTTGAAACGGGCCATGGATCGGCTTGAGCTTATTTATCTGGAGCACGAAGAATTGTACCGGCAATCAAAAGTATCGGTGCCCATTTGTGAGCTTCGGAACATGATCGAAGTGGCGTATTTAGTCATTAAAATGGCGATGGCGCGTCGCGAAAATAGCGGCCTTCACTTTAATCTGGATAATGTAAAGTAA
- the malQ gene encoding 4-alpha-glucanotransferase — protein sequence MLQQRSSGLLLHITSLPSAHGVGDLGPEAYRFADFLAEAGQTYWQILPLTPVDPGAGFSPYSSPSAFAGNTLMISLEKLADEKLLDPNELAVFNEQPVRDVTISEVPSESDNTTATVLSAPLVEAPSTLHAAWIKKRPLLEQAAQTFLREATPAQRSDYDRFCGWQADWLDDYALFSALQEATGEPFWIRWPTKIVRREPVELARQRELLDDRIEIIKVLQYFFMRQWSELMAYCYTRKIHLMGDIPIYVQLNSADVWANPTLFKLDTNFQPLFVAGAPPDYFSEDGQRWGNPIYDWAEHERTGFAWWMRRLRHQMSLYSLTRLDHFLGFAVYWEIPASEPTAQVGEWVKAPIEAFMHAMHRQFVQLPIIAEDLGAKAADIQAYLRHYGIPGMRVIQFGFGEDMPTSTYAVHNHAENFVVYSGTHDNNTTLGWFRESDEEHRARMNEYLGIEVTEENVVDQICRLTMQSVARLAIIPIQDILNLDETNRMNTPGLGGRSWQWRLQPGQLTEEVAEKLLKLTKMTGRG from the coding sequence ATGCTGCAACAACGTTCAAGTGGTTTATTGCTTCATATTACATCACTGCCTTCGGCTCACGGCGTCGGTGATTTAGGTCCTGAAGCGTATCGTTTTGCTGATTTCCTGGCAGAAGCCGGTCAAACCTACTGGCAGATTTTACCCTTAACTCCCGTTGATCCGGGCGCTGGTTTCTCTCCCTATAGCAGTCCATCGGCTTTTGCCGGTAACACCTTAATGATCAGTCTGGAAAAGCTGGCCGATGAAAAATTGCTGGACCCAAACGAGTTAGCCGTCTTCAATGAACAACCCGTTCGTGACGTCACCATATCGGAAGTTCCATCTGAATCGGATAATACAACGGCGACTGTCCTGTCGGCACCGCTCGTAGAGGCTCCATCTACACTTCACGCGGCCTGGATCAAAAAACGACCTTTGCTGGAGCAGGCCGCCCAGACGTTTCTGCGTGAGGCAACTCCAGCCCAACGGAGTGACTATGACCGGTTCTGTGGCTGGCAAGCTGACTGGCTCGACGATTATGCACTTTTCTCCGCTTTGCAGGAAGCAACGGGCGAGCCCTTCTGGATTCGCTGGCCTACGAAAATTGTTCGACGCGAGCCCGTTGAACTGGCGAGGCAAAGAGAATTGCTGGATGATCGAATTGAAATCATAAAAGTCCTTCAGTACTTTTTTATGCGGCAGTGGAGTGAATTGATGGCTTATTGCTATACCCGGAAAATTCACCTTATGGGTGATATTCCTATTTATGTCCAGTTGAACAGCGCCGATGTGTGGGCAAATCCAACGCTCTTTAAACTGGATACTAATTTTCAGCCACTCTTTGTAGCGGGTGCTCCCCCCGACTATTTTAGCGAAGATGGGCAGCGTTGGGGAAATCCTATTTATGATTGGGCTGAACACGAGCGCACAGGATTCGCCTGGTGGATGCGTCGACTGCGACACCAGATGTCGTTGTATAGCCTGACCCGGTTAGACCATTTCCTGGGATTTGCCGTCTACTGGGAGATTCCCGCCAGCGAACCAACGGCTCAAGTTGGCGAATGGGTGAAAGCACCGATCGAGGCATTCATGCATGCCATGCACCGGCAGTTTGTGCAGCTGCCCATTATTGCCGAAGACTTGGGCGCCAAAGCGGCCGACATTCAGGCCTATCTGCGTCATTACGGCATTCCGGGGATGCGGGTTATCCAGTTCGGATTCGGTGAGGACATGCCCACCTCTACCTATGCCGTACATAACCACGCCGAAAATTTCGTGGTCTATTCGGGCACGCACGACAACAACACGACGCTGGGCTGGTTTCGGGAGTCTGACGAAGAACATCGCGCGCGTATGAACGAGTACCTCGGCATTGAGGTAACTGAAGAGAATGTGGTGGACCAAATTTGCCGCCTGACCATGCAGTCAGTAGCGCGGCTGGCGATTATACCGATTCAGGACATTCTTAATCTCGACGAAACGAATCGCATGAATACACCCGGCCTGGGTGGTCGGAGCTGGCAGTGGCGTTTGCAACCCGGCCAATTAACAGAAGAGGTTGCTGAGAAGTTGTTGAAACTGACAAAGATGACGGGTAGGGGATAG
- the udk gene encoding uridine kinase encodes MTTKPFIVGITGGSASGKTSFLRGVLNAFSSDQICLISQDNYYLSRDVIPVDDQGIHNFDLPETIDHHLYAKHIGQLRKGETVMQKEYTFNNPNIVPRMLTFQPAPIIIVEGIFVFHFRELADQMDLKIFIDAKNSIKLERRVKRDAEERGYDLDDVMYRWKYHVKPTYRQFIKPYRAEADIVIPNNNHYQKGLNVVIEFLKTKV; translated from the coding sequence ATGACCACCAAACCGTTTATTGTCGGCATCACCGGCGGCAGTGCTTCAGGAAAAACCTCCTTTTTAAGAGGTGTCCTTAATGCCTTTAGCAGTGATCAGATCTGCTTGATTTCGCAGGACAATTATTACCTCAGCCGTGACGTAATTCCGGTAGACGACCAGGGAATTCATAATTTCGATTTACCTGAAACGATTGATCATCACCTCTACGCAAAACATATCGGTCAGCTCCGTAAAGGCGAAACCGTAATGCAGAAGGAATACACCTTTAACAACCCGAATATCGTTCCGAGGATGCTGACGTTTCAGCCCGCGCCCATCATTATTGTTGAAGGCATCTTCGTTTTTCACTTCCGGGAACTGGCTGACCAGATGGATTTGAAAATATTTATCGACGCTAAAAACAGCATTAAGCTCGAACGGCGCGTGAAACGGGATGCCGAAGAACGTGGCTATGACCTTGACGATGTGATGTACCGCTGGAAATATCATGTTAAGCCCACTTACCGGCAATTTATCAAACCCTACCGCGCCGAAGCCGACATTGTAATCCCTAATAATAATCACTACCAGAAAGGGCTGAATGTTGTTATTGAGTTTTTGAAAACGAAAGTATAA
- the atpD gene encoding F0F1 ATP synthase subunit beta — MSTATAVNTGKITQIIGPVVDVSFEGEGSRIPAILDALKVTKANGQQVILEVQQHLGEDRVRTIAMDSTDGLYRGIDVIDLGHQITMPTGEGIRGRLFNVVGEAIDGIPQPTTTGVGLPIHRTAPKFEDLATSTEVLFTGIKVIDLLEPYAKGGKIGLFGGAGVGKTVLIQELINNIAKAYAGLSVFAGVGERTREGNDLLREMIEAGIIRYGDAFKHSMEEGGWDLSKVDLAEMTNSQATFVFGQMNEPPGARARVALSGLTIAEHFRDGDGEGEGRDILFFVDNIFRFTQAGSEVSALLGRMPSAVGYQPTLATEMGVMQERITSTKRGSITSVQAVYVPADDLTDPAPATTFAHLDATTVLSRKISELGIYPAVDPLDSTSRILSAEILGDEHYNTAQRVKEILQRYKELQDIIAILGLEELSEEDKLIVSRARRVQRFLSQPFFVAEQFTGLKGVLVPIEDTIKGFNQIIDGKYDHLPEAAFNLVGTIEDAVAKGERLLKESGQ; from the coding sequence ATGAGTACGGCAACGGCAGTCAATACGGGTAAGATTACGCAAATAATCGGGCCGGTCGTGGACGTGAGTTTCGAGGGCGAAGGCTCACGAATTCCGGCCATCCTGGACGCCCTCAAAGTAACTAAAGCCAATGGACAACAGGTCATTCTGGAAGTTCAGCAACACCTAGGCGAAGACCGTGTTCGGACAATCGCGATGGACTCAACAGATGGCCTATACCGTGGTATAGATGTTATTGACTTGGGCCATCAGATTACGATGCCGACAGGTGAAGGAATCCGGGGCCGGCTTTTCAACGTCGTTGGCGAAGCCATTGACGGTATTCCGCAGCCTACCACTACGGGTGTTGGTTTACCTATTCACCGTACTGCACCAAAATTTGAAGACCTTGCTACCTCAACCGAAGTTCTGTTCACAGGTATCAAAGTCATTGACCTGCTGGAGCCTTATGCGAAAGGGGGTAAAATCGGTCTTTTCGGTGGTGCTGGTGTTGGTAAAACTGTATTGATTCAGGAATTGATCAACAATATTGCCAAAGCCTATGCAGGTCTATCTGTATTTGCGGGGGTTGGTGAGCGTACCCGTGAGGGAAATGACCTTCTTCGTGAAATGATCGAGGCAGGTATTATCCGGTACGGCGATGCGTTTAAACATTCAATGGAAGAAGGCGGCTGGGATTTGTCCAAAGTTGATTTGGCCGAAATGACCAACAGCCAGGCGACATTCGTGTTCGGTCAGATGAACGAGCCACCGGGCGCCCGTGCCCGGGTAGCGTTGTCAGGACTTACCATTGCAGAACACTTCCGCGATGGCGATGGTGAAGGCGAAGGTCGTGACATTCTGTTCTTCGTCGATAACATTTTCCGTTTCACGCAGGCGGGTTCTGAAGTATCGGCTCTATTGGGTCGTATGCCATCGGCCGTAGGGTATCAGCCCACCCTGGCTACTGAAATGGGGGTCATGCAGGAGCGTATCACGTCGACCAAACGGGGTTCGATCACATCGGTTCAGGCCGTTTATGTACCTGCCGATGACTTGACTGACCCAGCTCCGGCTACGACTTTTGCTCACTTGGATGCTACGACCGTATTGAGCCGCAAAATCTCTGAGCTAGGTATCTATCCAGCCGTTGACCCACTTGATTCTACGTCCCGGATTCTGTCGGCCGAAATTCTTGGCGACGAACATTACAACACGGCTCAGCGCGTAAAAGAAATTCTGCAACGCTACAAAGAATTGCAGGACATCATCGCAATCCTGGGTCTGGAAGAATTATCGGAAGAAGATAAACTGATTGTAAGCCGCGCTCGTCGGGTACAACGCTTCCTATCGCAACCGTTCTTTGTGGCGGAGCAGTTCACCGGCCTGAAAGGAGTTCTGGTTCCTATCGAAGATACCATCAAAGGCTTCAACCAAATCATTGACGGCAAGTACGATCACTTACCTGAAGCTGCCTTTAACCTGGTTGGTACGATTGAAGATGCCGTTGCTAAAGGCGAACGGTTACTGAAAGAGTCTGGTCAATAA
- a CDS encoding DUF433 domain-containing protein has protein sequence MKGTRVPVDLVLEKLGNGETIAQLLI, from the coding sequence ATCAAGGGTACCCGCGTCCCGGTTGACTTAGTTTTGGAAAAGTTGGGGAATGGCGAAACGATAGCTCAGTTGTTAATCTAA
- a CDS encoding aminoglycoside phosphotransferase/kinase family protein encodes MRLVDYSSIIKKAWAEFDGSVQVQTIEDISAKVSTNHVFRVTFEDGDHIIAKLSYFGTYEQFLEDHRIIHALANNLLYPFENVLAKSLVRDGQVYTYRHKDGFLDAWVVFYNPIRIQLKLPRRLEEHHIRMLGREVARFHKACSRVSPVLPKSSKTLRSDIWDLLDLLETETGQFEHRMHTDELKRQCELFLENRQKLVAKSVETMPVFVDWNIGNFSVTDNLELYSRWDYDWFRISYRVMDFYFFSRVVSNAGDRTVFSYVIGPLMEDRFLLFLQEYHRVFPLTESEIRFLPEAYRFFILNYVIKYGRYFFHRTYAIKLQREAYDIYFPSIETFDAEKILKALGI; translated from the coding sequence ATGCGTCTCGTTGATTATTCATCTATTATAAAAAAAGCCTGGGCAGAATTTGATGGATCGGTTCAGGTACAGACCATCGAAGATATAAGTGCCAAGGTTTCGACTAATCACGTTTTCAGAGTTACGTTTGAGGATGGTGATCACATCATTGCCAAGCTTTCTTACTTCGGCACCTACGAACAGTTTCTGGAAGATCACCGGATTATTCATGCGTTAGCGAACAACCTGCTTTATCCATTCGAGAACGTATTGGCGAAGTCGCTGGTTCGTGACGGGCAGGTCTATACATACCGGCACAAAGACGGCTTTCTAGACGCCTGGGTTGTATTTTATAATCCTATTCGGATTCAGTTGAAATTGCCCCGTCGGTTAGAAGAGCACCACATCCGAATGCTTGGCCGGGAGGTGGCCCGCTTTCATAAAGCTTGCTCGCGGGTTAGTCCGGTGCTGCCCAAATCCAGTAAAACGTTACGTTCAGACATCTGGGACTTGCTCGATCTACTGGAAACCGAAACCGGTCAGTTTGAACACCGGATGCATACCGACGAACTGAAACGGCAGTGTGAGTTATTTCTGGAAAATCGGCAGAAACTGGTTGCCAAATCAGTTGAAACTATGCCCGTCTTTGTCGACTGGAACATTGGTAATTTTTCGGTTACTGATAATCTGGAACTATACTCCCGCTGGGATTATGACTGGTTCAGGATCAGCTACCGGGTCATGGATTTTTACTTTTTCAGCCGGGTTGTTTCCAACGCGGGCGACCGAACCGTGTTCAGTTACGTCATTGGGCCGCTCATGGAAGACCGGTTTCTACTGTTCTTACAAGAATATCACCGCGTGTTTCCACTAACGGAAAGCGAAATTCGTTTTCTGCCGGAAGCTTATCGTTTTTTTATACTCAACTACGTCATCAAATACGGTCGTTATTTTTTTCACCGGACCTACGCCATCAAACTTCAGCGAGAGGCCTACGACATTTACTTTCCATCGATTGAGACGTTCGATGCGGAGAAGATTCTGAAGGCGTTGGGTATTTAG
- the nadA gene encoding quinolinate synthase NadA produces MEALLEEVQRVGYVNKPVAEDIDLVAEINRLKKEKNAVILAHYYVDGAIQDIADYIGDSLGLSQQAAATPADMIVFCGVHFMGETAKVLSPEKKVVIPDLNAGCSLADSAPADKFAEFKAQYPDHIVLSYINCSAEIKALSDIIVTSSNALKIVESLPKDQKIIFAPDANLGRFVSKKTGRDMVLWDGACIVHIDISLEKLHKLRTDYPEAKFIAHPECQEHILSEADFVGSTTALLKYVVDSPEQTFIVGTEAGILHKMKEAVPHKKIIPAPASQNNTCACSECPYMKMNTMEKVYNAMLYEQPEIIVPEDVRLKAYESVARMLELSK; encoded by the coding sequence ATGGAAGCACTACTGGAAGAAGTTCAACGCGTCGGCTACGTCAACAAACCCGTTGCCGAAGACATAGATTTAGTAGCCGAAATTAATCGGCTTAAGAAAGAAAAGAATGCGGTTATTCTGGCTCACTATTACGTCGATGGGGCTATTCAGGATATTGCCGATTATATTGGTGATAGCCTTGGTTTATCGCAGCAGGCAGCCGCTACACCCGCCGACATGATTGTGTTTTGTGGTGTACACTTCATGGGCGAAACGGCTAAAGTACTATCGCCGGAGAAAAAAGTCGTTATTCCTGATCTTAACGCGGGTTGCTCACTCGCCGACTCGGCCCCGGCCGATAAGTTTGCCGAATTTAAGGCGCAGTACCCCGACCATATTGTGCTGTCATACATCAATTGTTCGGCCGAAATAAAGGCGCTGTCTGATATTATCGTCACCTCGTCCAACGCGCTGAAAATTGTTGAGAGCCTGCCTAAAGATCAGAAAATTATTTTCGCGCCCGATGCCAACCTTGGTCGTTTCGTATCGAAGAAAACGGGTCGTGACATGGTCCTTTGGGATGGTGCCTGCATTGTTCACATCGACATTTCGCTGGAGAAGCTGCACAAGCTCCGAACTGACTACCCGGAAGCGAAGTTCATTGCTCACCCCGAGTGTCAGGAGCATATTCTGAGTGAAGCTGACTTTGTGGGCTCGACAACGGCGTTACTTAAATACGTGGTCGACAGTCCGGAGCAAACGTTTATTGTGGGTACTGAAGCGGGCATTCTGCACAAAATGAAGGAAGCCGTACCGCACAAAAAGATCATTCCGGCCCCAGCCAGCCAAAACAACACCTGCGCCTGCTCGGAGTGTCCGTACATGAAGATGAACACGATGGAAAAGGTCTATAACGCCATGCTCTACGAACAGCCGGAAATCATTGTACCGGAAGACGTGCGTCTGAAAGCGTACGAATCGGTGGCACGTATGCTGGAGTTGAGCAAATAA
- a CDS encoding 2Fe-2S iron-sulfur cluster-binding protein produces MTDDLLQLRIVRIHSETSDAKSYFLEPVDGRPARHRAGQFLTLLLQHNGHEVRRSYSLSSAANEGLRLTIKRIQNGEVSRYLLDTLQVGDVLTSLHPAGRFVLDENLSGDLVMIGAGSGITPLFAMIKQVLWTEPHRRVTLLYSNSSERTIIFREELADLQRQYPDRFRLLHLLSNPSDDWTGLRGRLNNVMLERLLPNLVGASDRQTLGFCTCGPADYMRMIQFTIVFSGFRPDQIRRENFVIEPVVLTPPPLIAQDRTVLLRIRQREAETREVDIQVPAYKSILQAALDEGIALPYSCRGGRCSTCIARCQSGSVHMTINDVLTERDLREGWVLTCTGYPESDGVVIEV; encoded by the coding sequence ATGACCGACGACCTTCTTCAACTTCGCATTGTTCGTATTCATTCAGAGACGTCAGATGCCAAAAGCTACTTTCTTGAGCCTGTCGACGGCCGGCCAGCTCGGCATCGGGCCGGCCAGTTTCTGACACTCCTTCTTCAGCATAACGGGCATGAAGTTCGGCGGTCGTACTCACTCAGCTCAGCGGCAAACGAGGGGCTACGCCTGACAATTAAGCGAATTCAGAACGGAGAGGTCTCTCGCTATTTGCTCGATACGTTGCAGGTCGGGGATGTGTTGACAAGTCTGCATCCGGCAGGACGGTTTGTTCTTGATGAGAATCTGTCGGGCGATCTGGTCATGATAGGGGCTGGAAGCGGTATAACCCCTTTATTTGCTATGATCAAGCAGGTCTTATGGACAGAACCGCACCGACGAGTAACGCTGCTGTATAGCAATTCTAGCGAACGAACCATTATTTTTCGGGAAGAGCTTGCTGATCTTCAGCGCCAGTACCCAGACCGCTTTCGCTTGTTGCATCTGTTGAGCAATCCTTCCGACGACTGGACGGGCCTTCGCGGACGATTAAACAATGTCATGCTCGAGCGATTATTACCCAATTTGGTCGGTGCATCGGATCGGCAAACGCTTGGTTTCTGCACGTGCGGGCCGGCCGACTACATGCGGATGATTCAATTCACGATTGTTTTCAGTGGGTTTCGCCCTGATCAGATCCGGCGGGAAAATTTTGTCATTGAACCAGTGGTTTTAACGCCACCCCCCCTCATTGCCCAGGACCGGACGGTGTTACTTCGCATTCGGCAACGTGAAGCCGAAACCCGTGAGGTCGACATTCAGGTGCCAGCCTATAAATCTATTTTACAGGCAGCGCTGGATGAAGGCATTGCGTTGCCCTACAGTTGCCGGGGTGGCCGCTGTTCGACCTGCATAGCCCGTTGCCAGTCAGGGAGCGTCCACATGACCATCAACGACGTATTGACCGAGCGCGACCTCCGCGAAGGCTGGGTGCTTACCTGCACCGGCTACCCGGAAAGTGATGGGGTTGTGATTGAGGTGTAA
- the atpC gene encoding ATP synthase F1 subunit epsilon, translated as MTVDIITPDRKVFSGEANAVTFPGTQGQFQVLNNHAPLVSTLDKGQIVVQTASGQQTFTVDGGVVEVLQNKVLVLAEAIVL; from the coding sequence ATGACAGTAGACATTATTACGCCCGACCGTAAGGTTTTTTCTGGAGAGGCCAATGCCGTTACATTTCCGGGTACTCAGGGCCAGTTTCAGGTTCTGAATAACCACGCGCCCTTGGTTAGTACCCTCGATAAGGGACAAATTGTCGTACAAACGGCTTCGGGTCAGCAAACCTTCACAGTGGACGGTGGCGTTGTCGAAGTACTTCAGAATAAAGTACTTGTGCTTGCCGAAGCGATCGTACTCTAA